A genomic window from Hyla sarda isolate aHylSar1 chromosome 8, aHylSar1.hap1, whole genome shotgun sequence includes:
- the SLC12A8 gene encoding solute carrier family 12 member 8: MNGRIRHAPLNGNMTESSNITDLFHEDAQVSQLQSQPWWKIQLFVWEPVLFGTWDGVFTSCMINIFGVVLFLRTGWLVGNTGVLLGIFLVSAVILVALVTVLSGIGVCERCSIGSGGVYSMISTVLGGKVGGTVGLLYIFGQCVAGAMYITGFAESISDLLHLQSTWVVRGISLTVLVGLLGINLAGVKWIIRLQLLLLLLLAVSTLDFIIGSFSHLDPDHGFVGYSDELLYNNTFPDYTPGESFFSVFGVFFPAATGVMAGFNMSGDLRRPSVNIPVGSLAAIAISWFLYIVFVFLLGAICSREFLRYEFMIAEKVSLVGFLFLLGLYISSLASCMGGLYGAPRILQCIAQEKVIPILSFLGHGRGPNKTPVAAIFLTGLLTMAFVFIGQVNILAPIVTINFMLTYSAVDYSYFSVTMSYELQHLRRKVGRSTSRTPGSLQPLILDKFTSYGSNGTLLEFTKDMDQIFKPGHVDTLDSTKIQDKEQKKFMKLKKSRKPAKETLQDSFQLDQEPERRMSADVVVTSTEPESRATADIEATSILPENGFSQGQTHTDQEQVEHSDDTEDVERTGDQEQLVPEDHAPETDAKDESNAKQKVPEFEIQSLSSAFYSKLCNHWVSFIGAIVSIVIMFVIQWIYALANIGVAVLLYFYIGRVSPGLNPGAAANFSFFAWIRLLATTLFRKKPSQEQFVVTPTFAHVGMETTQLTEENADFASRGRFHHSSVISQGQFINQFN, translated from the exons atgaatggcagAATCCGCCATGCTCCCCTGAACGGAAATATGACAGAGAGCAGCAATATCACCGACCTGTTCCATGAGGACGCCCAG GTCTCCCAGTTGCAGTCGCAGCCATGGTGGAAAATTCAGCTCTTTGTTTGGGAGCCGGTTCTGTTTGGTACCTGGGACGGTGTTTTCACCTCATGTATGATCAATATATTTGGCGTGGTGTTATTTCTCCGTACCGGCTGGCTCGTG GGTAACACCGGGGTCCTCCTGGGGATATTTCTGGTGTCCGCCGTCATCCTCGTGGCTCTGGTTACTGTCTTATCTGGTATCGGAGTGTGTGAGAGATGCAGCATAGGCAGCGGCGGCGTCTACTCCATGATTTCTACCGTTCTGGGGGGCAAAGTTGGGGGTACGGTTGGCCTTCTATATATATTCGGCCAG TGTGTTGCAGGCGCCATGTACATCACCGGCTTCGCAGAATCCATCTCTGACCTcctgcacctgcagagcacctgGGTGGTGCGGGGCATCTCGCTGACCGTGCTGGTGGGGCTGCTGGGCATTAATCTGGCTGGAGTGAAGTGGATCATCCGGCTGcagctccttctcctcctcttactcGCCGTCTCTACCCTGGACTTCATCATCGGCTCCTTCTCCCACCTGGATCCAG ATCATGGATTTGTGGGATACTCGGATGAATTACTTTATAATAACACGTTTCCAGATTATACCCCCGGAGAAAGCTTCTTCTCTGTGTTCGGGGTGTTTTTCCCAGCTGCAACAG GTGTCATGGCGGGCTTCAACATGAGCGGGGACCTGCGCCGGCCCTCTGTTAATATTCCTGTCGGCTCATTGGCTGCAATCGCCATCTC GTGGTTCCTTTATATTGTCTTCGTCTTCTTACTCGGCGCCATTTGTTCCAGGGAATTTCTACGCTACGAATTTATGATCGCCGAAAAG GTGTCTCTGGTGGGCTTCCTCTTCCTGCTGGGTCTCTACATCTCCTCGTTGGCCTCCTGCATGGGGGGTCTGTATGGTGCTCCCAGAATCCTTCAGTGCATTGCACAGGAGAAGGTCATCCCCATCCTATCATTTCTGGGCCACGGG AGAGGTCCTAACAAGACTCCGGTGGCTGCCATCTTTCTTACCGGACTCCTCACAATGGCCTTTGTCTTCATCGGCCAAGTGAACATCTTGGCCCCCATCGTCACCATAAACTTTATGCTGACGTACAGCGCCGTGGACTATTCCTACTTCTCGGTGACCATGAGTTACGAACTACAACACTTGCGGAGAAAGGTTGGCAGATCCACCTCCAGGACACCAGGGTCTTTACAGCCCCTTATCCTGGATAAGTTCACCAGTTATGGCTCAAATGGGACCCTGCTGGAATTCACCAAAGACATGGACCAGATCTTCAAGCCTGGTCACGTGGACACGCTGGACAGCACCAAGATCCAGGACAAAGAGCAGAAAAAGTTTATGAAGCTGAAGAAATCGCGGAAACCGGCTAAGGAGACCCTGCAGGACAGCTTCCAACTGGACCAGGAGCCAGAGAGGAGGATGAGCGCTGATGTCGTGGTGACCTCCACCGAACCGGAGAGCAGGGCAACCGCTGACATAGAGGCAACCTCTATCCTACCAGAGAACGGCTTTAGCCAAGGCCAGACACACACTGATCAAGAGCAAGTGGAACACAGTGACGACACAGAGGATGTGGAGCGGACAGGAGACCAGGAGCAGCTTGTCCCTGAAGACCATGCACCTGAGACCGACGCTAAGGATG AGTCGAATGCAAAACAGAAAGTTCCAGAGTTTGAGATCCAGAGTTTGTCAAGCGCCTTCTACAGTAAACTATGTAACCACTGGGTGTCATTTATAGGG GCCATCGTCTCCATCGTTATCATGTTCGTCATCCAGTGGATCTACGCTCTGGCAAATATCGGCGTGGCGGTTCTATTATACTTTTATATTGGCCGGGTGAGCCCAGGGCTGAATCCAG gagctgctgccaacttcagctTCTTCGCCTGGATCCGTCTATTGGCCACAACACTGTTCAG GAAGAAGCCCTCCCAGGAGCAGTTTGTGGTGACCCCGACCTTCGCTCATGTTGGTATGGAAACCACGCAATTAACGGAGGAGAACGCAGACTTTGCCTCTCGCGGGCGCTTCCACCATTCCTCTGTTATCAGCCAGGGGCAGTTTATTAACCAGTTCAACTAG